TGGGAGCGGAAGTTGTAGGTGTAGGATTTCCAAAGCTTGCATGTTTGTGAATCCAATCACAGACTTGATTTAGATAGAGGGTCCTATCAGGTTCTTGCTCAATATTGACTAAAgaattatttattagatttcttcaatatataaaatgaaaaaaagcatattAGCACACTTACGTGAATGTTGGCAATCAGGAAGAGACAGAAAAGTTTTGTCCTTCGTACCAACATGCTCATAAAATTCCTGGGACGCATCATAGAGGTTAATATTGTCGTCAGTGCCATGAGCAATGAGAAGAGGCAAATGAAATCGATTAGCTTCGTCGAGTGTTTGCTGAGCACTAAATGGAAATGTCAGCAAGAATACAGACGATTATATTGAGTATCCGTACCAATTGATAAGATCGCGCAACGTTTCAAGGGAACCAACTGATGAGGTAAGAGGATCACTAAGAATTCGATCCATCATTCCCTGGTCTCTAGTTCCCTTTTTCGTCTCCATAATCTTAGTATTCCACGTGAAATTTGGCATAATTCTGCTAACTGCGGAAAGGCTAAATAATATCTAAGTACTTTGCTTTGCGAATAAATCAAACACTTACGATTTGTACACTAGATAGTTGGGTTTCGTATCAGGATGACTTTGCAACATAGGGGCTTGAGCAACAACACCTTTTAAATTCTTGCGATGAGCACCTGAAATACCATATTGAAGTGACAAACCACCACCCATTGAATGACCCATCAAGAATAAAGGAAGATCGGTGTCGCTTGCACGTTGTACATGGTAATCAATGTCAGGAAGTTGTTTCTTCCAACCACCGGTACAACCCTGGAGTTTTGGAGATTGTTTCGAGCGGCCAAATCCTCTCtgatcaaaagaaaacacttCAA
The nucleotide sequence above comes from Schizosaccharomyces osmophilus chromosome 3, complete sequence. Encoded proteins:
- the mgl1 gene encoding mitochondrial acylglycerol lipase Mgl1; translation: MADLYVKDYTNTKGAPVARLLFIHGFGEHTNLYPEFFEFLNQRNIEVFSFDQRGFGRSKQSPKLQGCTGGWKKQLPDIDYHVQRASDTDLPLFLMGHSMGGGLSLQYGISGAHRKNLKGVVAQAPMLQSHPDTKPNYLVYKSLSAVSRIMPNFTWNTKIMETKKGTRDQGMMDRILSDPLTSSVGSLETLRDLINCAQQTLDEANRFHLPLLIAHGTDDNINLYDASQEFYEHVGTKDKTFLSLPDCQHSLNIEQEPDRTLYLNQVCDWIHKHASFGNPTPTTSAPSATIASDMKSTA